CCCGATGAGAGACCTGCAAAAGCACAGGAAAGGTCATGAGACAGGTTTCGAACGGCGTTTCCCAACCTTTCTTGAGCCAGGATACGGACAATATTGGACTTTTGATGAATAATAAATGTCAATGAGTTCATTGAAATTGGATCAATTTCCATGGCGCACCGGATGATGTCTCACACCAAGTGGGTGGGAAGCGCTGGCTCATAAGGTAAACAtagaagaagaagtagaagaaatGGTTCCCGGTACCTCAGGGCAACCAGCGTGATTCTGGTCCCACTCAGGTTGAGCGAGTGCAGGGTGTTGGCGTTGTTGGCGCTGGCCAGGTGGCACATGGCTAACTCCAGGTCCTCCTCGGAGAAAAGCTGATTGGCCACGTCCAGCTGCCGCAGCGTGTGCTTCCACTTCTGCGTCACGGCGTGGAGGCCCTTCTTCAAGGACGACGAGACCACGTGACTGCTGAAATACTGACCCCAGAAGAGGCACTCCAGCTCTGCCAGGCACAAAGTAGGCCAATTTAAGGCTTTTCCAGGGTACTTCAACTCACTTTTAACACATTCGCTAAATGTGCCCAGTTGGAAGGGCCATGTGGGCACACATTCGGAGTCTGAAAGCAGAGCTCAAATGATCtcttattttaacaatgtaaattAACAAAGTTTAATGCTTTCCTCATTATAAATCTAGATATATGTGTATagaggggtgtcccgatccgatctttgagatcagaCATCGGTGCgttgtcagcaaaaaaaacgaGGACTGGATCTGTCCACTCTTATAAAGGCGGTCCTCTCcagcagagcccacgtgatcacaacaacaggttgctaaggtgctaacatagttaAAACCCTAATTCGCTACCCTAACTCCGccttgaaacactaaccctgatttaaaaccctcatttgaaaactGAGCCCTTACTGCAAACCCTAACTCTGGCatgaaacactaatttgaaaacatgaacctagtttgaaaccctaatttgcaaTCTTTACCCTGgtttacaaccctaattccaaaaAACTAACCATGCCTTGAAAACTAAATGATTTGCTTATTATCCCAGTATTCCAAGGCATGTGGAGTCTTTTCGGCAAAACGTttcatgaaaaagaaataataatgaatgactAAAAGATGTCGTTACCTAGACACGGCAAGGCCGCCAGACCCGCCGACGTGATCTGCGAGCAGCCCCGCAGGTCCAGCACTCGCAGCCGGGGGGAGCCAAAGAGTATGTCCCGCAGGTATTTGTCGGTCACGTAGGAGTACGACGCGGTGGCGATGCACAGCTCCTCCAGCAGAGGGAAGCCCGGAGATAATTGAGCAGCATGACGCATGCTCTTGTGCAGCGGGTGGATGTTCAGCATCCGGAAAGTCTGGTGACAAGTACAATGGaggagttgtttttgttttttttatgattaaataGTACAATCGGGAATCTGCAACGAAATATTTACCAGAGGTGGGAGAAAGTCACGTGTGTGCAAATCACAAGTCTCAAGTCTCGACCTTTCTAGTTTCAAGCAAGTTCCAAATTCAATCGAGTTGAGTCCCCACTAAATTGAAAGCAAAtcgtcaaatccatccattttccgtaccgcgtTTCCTCACGCGGCTCGCTGGCGCCcaccccagctgactctgggcaagaggcggggtacagcctggactggACATACTAGCCACTTGGCACTTATTCTCCGCACTGACACATTCACAAACTTAAATCTGACTCGAAGCGCAGTCATGTGACTGGAGCCCCCCCACCTCTGATATTGACCGTCTTCTACCTTAAGTTTGGGGCAAGCCGCCTGCAGCGCTTGGACGCAAACGGCCAGTTCGCCGTCTTTACTGTCCAGCCTCGTGTTAACCTCCAGCAACTCCAAATCGGGACAGCATCCCCTCTGAAAGCAGAAGCGCGGCTCTAAGCTTCGTTTCCGCCGCGTATTATGCCAGAGGCAGAATGAAACGCTTCCTCACAGAGATGCTGGCGAGGACTCGGTCGTTCTTCCAACCGTGAGTGAACCAGATCTGCCGGATCTGAGCGCCGTGACTTTCCAGATAAGCGAGAAGACCTTCCACCTGAAACTACAGCAACGCAATTTTTGTTATGGACTGCATCACAGTTATTTGATAGAATTTGGTTCTTTTTCATGCACTGAGAATTTTGAAAGTCCCGCAGAACTGAATTGGTATAAGTTCGTTCAGTCTAATCAAACTCAACTAGTTCGCTGCTCAAACCAAGGcctcccaacctttattgagccgaggcacatattttacatgagaaaaatctcaaaagtaaaaacaaactgaGATCATtgggttgcacaagtgtgcacaccctcttgtaactAGGGACgtggctgtgttcggaattGACCAATCTCATTGAAACTCATgtgaaatgggagtcagcacacacctgccatcatGCGACTAACCCCAAATAcggttcagatgttctagtaggcttttacTGACATTTTTGTCGACGCATCTTCCAGCACAAGTCACGGTTTGCGGAACGCTTCAGAGGGCTCTGATCGTTCAAAGGTATCAGACAATCACTGCTTTAAACGCTGCTATTTTGGGAGCATTTCTTTTCGTCTGCGCGACCACCCGCCGCCGACACGGTTCCGCGCACGGTCGGCTCACCTCCGCGTACTGCAGGTTTAAGCGCCGCAGCGAGCGGCCGTGCCGGCCCAGGCTCCGGAAGGCCGCCGCCGTCAGGCCGGTGCAGTAGGAGAGCGTGAGGGCGCTCAAGTGAGGGCAGAACTGCGACACCACCTGTCAGAATCACCATTACATTCAACTGTTCTCATTTATCGAGAGTGCAGTAAGAGTACAGAGGATAAGGACCGCGCCCACCTGCGAAAAACTAAATATGGTGGGTAATTGACGCCCCACccccagttgttgttgttttttttttttttttttatataactgcCTGTATTAATAGTTTCAACTATATATCACAATCtctgatcccaaaacacttaaaggttatttcaaaatcatcttacaacattacactTAAAACTCTATGGCTTACAAAAGATTGGAGCGCCTCAAAGACTCTCCATAACAACCCCGGCTAAACTCAGTCCTCCCCTACATAATTtaacacttcaacatacttctgTACTACTTCATTATTTAtgcagggctttggcgccatatTGTGGTATGTTAGGGCACTTCAGAAAGCACAAAAACCACAGGGACCAGGTGAGGTTTTTGCAAATGACAGAACATAGAACACAAAAAGCTGATTTTGCAAGTAAACCTAGTGACTTACGTCTACTGCAtggtcaacatttttgctcCAATGATGGAGCGAGAAATCCCGCAACTGAGAgaatctaaaacaaataaatccagATTCATTCAGTATATTTACACAGCAAATTAGGATAGCATCAAGTAGCATACCTGTTCTGTGCCAGCCAGTCTAGTGTGTCTTTAATTTGGCTCTGCGTTTTTGGCAGCTGACTTTTGCCCGGCGCGACCCAGCAGTGACCGACGGCGACTCTGCGCCACAGGACCggggtggcggcggcggcgttccACAGGCGGCACACTCTTGCCGCCCTAGCACGAGAAAACGCATCATTTCCGCCTTTGGTAATTAGGGCAAAATCAACAGAAgtgttccaaaaacattttcgtATTCTAATAACAATGTTGAATTTAACTTTAAGCTCACTTTTGGTTATAtcttttccttcctcttttttACACGATGAAGAATAACATCcacttccaaaaaaaaaccaaaatttttaatttcatgttagagtttgcacttttttttttttttttttttacatttcaaatacaaaatTTCATCCAGTTATGAtatgattatgttttttttggtatcaCTCTGTATTACAAGCCATCCAATGTTGATCATGATGGAAATATTTGATTACAAACCAAATACTGTCTGAATCGCACCTGCACAGAAATGGGACGGCACCATCTTGCGTGAGCACCATCTTAAAAATATTGACCAGAACCTCCTCGGGAAGATTTTGCCCCCATCTGTGGTCGCTCGGCTTCGCTGCCACAAACATCTCCTCCCCTTTTTCCTCGACAGCCGCTGTGCGAAGAATCGTtttgctctttttcttctttgttgcagtgttttttttgccttttccttTCGAAGTGGCAGCGTTGTTTTTCTTGCCTCGCTTCTTCTTGGGGGCCCAGACGGAGCCGTCGTACTGCGAGGCGCTGCTGGATATGACGAGGAGCATGTCCTCGCCCTCGTGGACCGTGTAGCCGGGCCGGGCCGTCCTGTTCGCACgggcctttttcttctttttcgcCGTTTGCTTTTTGGGCTCAGCGCTTTTCCTCTTCAGCGAGGCTTCTTGTGCCTTTGGTGCCTCATCTCCCTGGCCGGATGCGCGTGCCCCGGCATCTTCAACAGCCCCTTCGGTGGACGCCATCATCCGGACGCTTTTTGTCTTGATCGGCCAACAAACCCAGTCACAAATGATCTAAAAAAATCGAGAGGAATAGTACTGGATTTGTGAGGCTCATTTGAAGCATTTATTGTCAAGAATTGCATCCGAGAGGTTCAAATGATATTTTTAGGAAAGGTGAAGCACTTTAGTTCAGACATACAGCTACAATAAGAGCTATTCGGTTCTTGAACGATGAATTGGCACTTTTATTTTCTCCCGGTTAAACTACTTGAACTCCCACGACCCCTGCCTCAGTCAAGTCTTCTCTAAGACACTTAGTTACTCCAAAGTACCACCCGCTTCCACAAGCTTAGATCTGCCGAATCCTTAGACTGTTTAAAAACAACGCCTAAAATCTCATTTCTATCATCAAGCCTTTCTTTTGACCTCCCTCTTGTTTGATTATATTCTACATTTGTCTTGGTGACCTTTGCATCCTGGTCTTTTTAACCTGTTTCAAttttgcatgtgtatgtgtcttATCATTTGATGACATCTTGTTACGTTTACTACCCAATCTGAGCCATTAAAGTGTTATTCCTTTATTATGACCGAGTCGTCCATTACTTTCACTGTGATGAGGACGCCGTACTCAATGAATGTACTTATAATTCATAATTCAGAATTACACTTGTTGCTATTTTACCTGAAAGCTGTGTGCGCATCATCAGCTGTTTTTCATGGGATCATCACACCGTCAGACCGAAACAAACGTTTCCCACCAACTTGggccaaagtaaaaaaacaacaattgccCGTCACTGCAGCTAACTGCTAGCTTAGCTATAGAAGTCAGCAACGGCGCGCGGCATAACGACGACCAAAGTCTCAATTCAAGTAAGTGCGAACTGACGTTAAAAGCTATCGGTCGTTATTTTTCGCCAGATAAATCCGTTCGATATTTTATAAAGCACGGTTCGCGCTGAGCGTCAATTTGCACCCTCTGTTGTTGTTTCGTACGTTATTACGGTTCCCACGCGCCTTcctggcaggacacgccccgatgcaacatgattggctcctgcgtcgcgGGTCGAGgccaggctacgcagatgtaactagacgaccatcccaaacatgtaggacgaaataaaaacaaagacgttTGTTATGGTTATGATGTGGGGCGTGTTCTACATGGATacaccagccaatcatagtaCAGTGACACTTGTCCTGGAGCCGGTAATATTGGAGTAGGGCTTGTCCTGCCAGGAAAGCGCGTGGGAGTCCTAATCACGCAAAGGCTGAACAGCGAACGTACAAGCGGCCATGCAATTGGTGGAAAGTTCAATTAAAGACCCGCCTTTCATCACTCGTCCAATCACAGTATTGCAATTACTTCCGGGCTAATACAACGCGTTCAAAGACGCTTTGCAGTGGCGTTGGACTTTTCGGGGTAAAGCAAAAGTGAACGTTTCAAAAGTAATTTTGCATGTTATCGTCTATTTCAACGCTCGTTAGCGACAGCGGCTCGATTGCTACCACCTGGAATTGACCGCCGATAAGTGGTCTTTCAGtcatgctaacgttagcttcgCACGTTACGAATGCCAACATTTATCTGTAGCTTTATAGACTTTATTGTTGTGGAAGATCCCATTTGCCTACTAATTCCAGTGACACTTGAACACGCCAATAATATAGTATATGTCAAACTGTATTGATTGGGAGTTAACTTGCAGTGTTTCTCTACAAAACAGCTTGCAATGGAGTCCATGGGGAATTTCTTTTTATGTGGAAAAGCAGCTGTAATTGAAGCCAATTTGAGTAAGTACAAAGGCGTATTCAAAGAAAGCTGGAATTGAGATGAATTCTTGTGCTAATATTTCTGCTTTTCTAGGAGATGAGTATTATTGGAAGCTGGTGGCAGACTTTGTTGGCCCTCAAACGGGTGAAGGCTTGGATCTGGACAGAGAACATTGCAAAAACAGACTGCTGATTCAAAGTGGACTCATGCGGGAGGACAATAACTTCCCATGGATCTCTGTCATCAGTTGGCTGAGGAGGATTTTCCCAGCTTACCATTCGGCCGATTTTCGACGCTTGATCGAAAGAGGCGTCGCCACCACCTTGAGCTTGGCGGGTGACGCCAGGCGGGCGTTCTTGGAATCGTATGTCAACTTTAACTTTGTGGGCCCGATATGCGACAGCATCGGCGTCGAACGAGAACACCTTTTGAAGATGAAAGATTTCTCTGAGCGGGCGCAGGCCATCGAGGTCACCAACGGTTTGATCCTGGAGCTGAGCAACTTTGTGACCAGGGAGCGAGTTTCCCCCATCAACTTGGTCACCTGGCTGAGGAACTTCAACCCGGAATACTGCAAAGATGGCAAAATTCAAAAAGCTTATAGAGTCCTGAAAGGTAAGATCAAAAAGTTAAAGATGTGCTACCACAATTCGGAAACGCGAAGTCGCAGGCGGAACATTGTGATGGAGAATTTGCTTCAAAGTCCCTTTGATCTGGTGAGGTCCAGAGACTACTCCAAAACTCCCGCGAAGAAGCGCACACAGTCGTCGCCTCACGAAAAGATGATAATCAAAGAGGAATACGACGTTTACGAAATCTCTGCCGGCAAGGAGTCCAAGGAGGCTTCTTCGGTTCGAGTCGTCGGGAAACAAGTGTCGGTCTGCGGTGGAGGCGAGAACGCTAAGGACGCGTCCGACGTAGCCGCGGCAAAAAAAGATGTCGACGTTTTGCCGTCTCTGCTGGACGTGGCCATGCTGTCTGTCCAGAAGCTGTCGAGTATACACGGCGGGCAAACGCAAAAGTCCAAAAGGATTTCCTTTGACCTCTTCAAAAATCAGTACACGCTAACATGCAAGGAGCACCCCACCATGGAGCTGTTCGAGGAAACGCTTCACTCGCTCGACGGGCGGGTCTCGCTGGCCCCCCCGGCGGTCTTCCTACAGCACAACGCCAATTTCCTGGTGGCCGTACACGACACGGTGGAGCGACAGGTCATGGCGTTCGAGAACGAGATCACCCAGTCGCGGGGCGAGAAGCTGGGCCGAGACGGGAACCCTCTCTTCGAGAACGTGGTCAACTTCACAGAGAGCGCCACATCCCGCTTCGTCCAGATGGCCCCGGACATGCTGACCCCCAACCAAGGGGCTCTGCTGAACTACAAGAAGCACTGGGTAGCCTTCTGCAAGGAGAAGAAGAACCCTTCCCGGCTGGTCAGGAAGCCTCCCACGCATTTCCCCAGCTACTTCGAGGCCGCCGCCGGCCTCATTCACCACCACAACGAGATCGCGCTCTTCTTCTCCGACATGCTGGCGCTCAACAACGACGACGGCCCCAACGTCCTCCTCGAGAGCCTGGTCGCCGACGCCAGCGATTCAGTCATCCAGAGCATCGTGTGCGTTCTGGCCATCATCTACTGCAAAGTGGTGGGTCCCTACTGGCAGCTCCTGAAGAGCGCAGGCGAGTACTCCCTCTTTAGCCAGTACCTGCTCTGCCTCTACCAGAAGTTCCTGGAATGGTCCAAAGACCCCGCCACTCTGATGGCGCCAGAGGAGGTCACCAATGTCTTCTTGCAGTTCCCGCTGCACGATAAGACCTACAGCGGCGTTTACAAATACTGTAGCGATTTGCACACCAACAGGGACCTCATCAGGGTCTGCTTGAAGAGGATGATCAAGGCGATCACCGGCGTCACCGAGGAGCACCTGAACGACTTCCTGCCAGGAGGACGTTTTGCCAAAGTGCCGTCGCCCGATTTGAACATCAAGCTGCTGAGCTGCAAGTTCGCCATCCTGATGGCCGACTATCCCTACAGCCAGCCGTCAggtcaaaatgtcaaaagacAGCCCGCGTACTCGGACAGCTCCGACGACTTGAGTTCCTCGGACGACTTGAGTTTGTCGGACTCCCAAGAAACGTCCGGCGGGCGAGCTGCCCACTCTCCCGCTGGGCCACATTGGGTAAAAGGTCGGGGACAGCAGAAGATGGGTCGACGTCAGGCCGTTAAGAAAGTCTATTCGGAATGCATGGACCTGGATTACATCACCGGTACGGTGGAGAGGAACGGGGGGCCCTGCCGAACCCAGCAGGACGTGGACAAGCTGCTGCTGCGCTTGGCTGACAACGACAGGCTGACGAAGCGCGAGGCCATCCGCTGCGAGATAGTCTATCAGAAAACGGTGCTGCGCAACACCGACCCCATCCTCAACTCCACCTTCCGCACCACCACCGACATGATGATAAAGCTGAAGCTCGCGCTGCCCCGCCTCAAGCCGGGCTACTCCATCGTTTTGGCCCCAAAGAAGAGCGGGATTAGGAGGCCGGTACGTCCGAGCGTGGAGGACTCCGCGAGCGGCCATCCCAACCCGGAAGGAAACCAACAAGCGTAATATGGTCAAAGAATCATGCGCTTTCATCGAAAAAGCATACATGTAGACACTGACCCAGTCCTTTCACTCAAATGCAAATATCATGTATTTTCTCACACTGAGTTATGTCGGGCTCGTCTTTTCTTTTAGGGACTgatgatgtatttatttccatatgGCACAGTGTTCATTTGTTTCGttttaaaaagatgtatttttaaataagctACAGGTATAGTCGAACTGCGTATTacctaaaaattaaaatatctgTAAATAGCTGCATGTTTGGCATTGCCAGCTTGTTTCCCTTGAGTCCCATTGTGCACAATCATTGTGAGTTTAAGCAAAGTgagtctttttgtcttttcgGTCTCTCTCGGGACATTTGAAGGTCATTGGGTGGTTgtcgcgaccagttcagggtgtaccctgcctctcgcccggagtcagctgggataggctccagcacggccatgaccctagtgaggataggcgatATGGAAAATGGGTGGTTGTATCACAAATGATTTGCTGATCCACACGTGTTTAAGCTTATAAAAGTATTTatgtgctaaaaaaacaaatgagggCAAATATATTCCACATCAGGTAGAAGTGTGTCAAAtgagtcagatttttttaatgcatagtTTGCTCCGCCCTCATTGGTTGTAGTTTGGTTCTAAAACGAACGCACCCCCATTCAAAGGTTACCAGGTCAACTGTGACGCGTTCAGCGCGCTCAGAACCTTTTTCAATATCTGAACTTAAAGAATGGACAAACAGTGTGATATCTTGTTATTGGCGAAATTTGACGGCCATTAGTGTGCTACGTGCTGTATTAATCAATCGTAATATACATAAAATTGAGGGAATAAAATGCACACGTAACTGATTACAGCCGCGAACGCGTTGAAAAGGAAGCCGTCGTTATTTTACGAAGAGTACTTGAAGGCATCTGAAGGGGCGGGAACTTCTTGTCAAGTGTCCGCCATTCCTTCAGGTCGAATTCAGCGTGTGCAAGCGGAAATTTGCCGGTGAATTattagtagtattttttttttgaaagccgGCTGAACCGCACACAGGTTTATTCGCCGTGGCTTTCCCTTCCCTGGGCCGAAGTCGACGGCGTCATGTCGGCGGGCTGGTGGAGCAGCGACGCGGTGACCCACGGCCTAATGGCGCTGTTCGCCATGGGCTCGTGGATTTCCGTCAACAGTTTGTGGGTCGAGCTTCCGGTCATCGTCAGCGTGCTGCCCGAAGGTCAGTGGCTGTGCGGCCGCCGGTTGACAATCACGCTTCGGCCGTCCACAAGAACTTTGCTCACCGGTTTGCTAATGATGGAGTCACTCGGTGGCTCTTAAAGCAAGCTAGCCAGCTAGCATTTGACATTACACTAATCATTCGCTTTGGCTTAAACTGTACGGAAATAAAGCAGTGAGATGGTATGCTAACGATATACAAACCACACGTAGATGAAATAGTTCAGTCACTGCTCGAATACTTTTATCCCACTAACGAACTATTGCAGTTTACGGTGAGCTCAATAAATGTACAGCTGTGTGCTATAGGCTTGCTTTACATTAAGTgacgccacacacacaaagttactCTGGATATTTCGCATCTGAAGTGGCTGCTATACAAAATAACTTTTCTCcccattttaaatacatttattgcgTAAACTACAAACGTGCACACTCTTGGTAGCAAATCTGCTTATGGATATCTAATTGCGCGCTGTTTTGGGCAGCTATTTATGTTGTTGCATTATAATGCGTACACTACTTAGCAGTTGCCTAACATTtccaaagatttttttaattattgtgttGGTGAAATTGATATTTTTGGCTTATATTTGAAGTTTCGAGTCATATTATTGTAATGCAATTGTACACACTTCACAGGGTCTGACGTTAAACCTTTTTGAGTGGTGACCCAGTCAGAACCGTACATTCATTATATGCTAAATTTCAATGACTATTTCATATTTAGCGTCTTTAAACTATTATTTAATCCTGTAAGAAGATATTACTTCTGCATAGTTGTTTTGCGTGTAATCTTTTTTTCGGGTAgtataaaatcatgaaatactGCAAACGAGGGGCGTGTCCCTTTTCTGGCGGATGATCGACGGTCAAAATTGATCGATTGAAGTGATTTAAAGTCGGTAAAACGCATAAATGTGTTGATTTCatatagaggtgcaacaattaattggaCAACTAATCAATAATGAAAACAAGTAATCCacaattattttgacaattgattAGTTGATTGTggacattgtttaacttaaaattgcaCAAATCTACAACATTTGAGCCTCTCAACAGTACATATTCTGAGATTAATGTAATTCTTCATTAAGGCAAATTGataagttttagtttttttcaaaataagacatttgcaagcatctgcttttactttgaaaaacaaaaacttttgctGAGTTTCGGACATTTTATCCCATTAATCGGAAAGAATAATCAATAGATTAATCGCTTGttgaaataatcatgaattgGAGCAGCTTGAATTTCATCTTATTTGCTTAGGAAATTTGTAGCGTCTGTAAGGTATGTGTGCGCCCGATACAGTGCCATTGGGAGCCATCGCCACGGGTCCACCGTTAACGTAGGACCACCCCATTACTTGAGTCCGATTTCTGACCACTCTACCCACCTGTGGTGTATGTACGTAATATTATATGGATGTAAAGGGCACGTCGGTGTCGTTGCAGGTTGGAACTTGCCGGCATACCTCTCAGTCCTGATCTCGTTCGGCAACATCGGTGCGGTGGCGGTGACCGTGACGCACCACTGCGCGCCAGGTCGCCTGAACGAGCGCGCGCTCATCCACTGCATC
This is a stretch of genomic DNA from Phycodurus eques isolate BA_2022a chromosome 20, UOR_Pequ_1.1, whole genome shotgun sequence. It encodes these proteins:
- the fbxl6 gene encoding F-box/LRR-repeat protein 6 isoform X1 — translated: MMASTEGAVEDAGARASGQGDEAPKAQEASLKRKSAEPKKQTAKKKKKARANRTARPGYTVHEGEDMLLVISSSASQYDGSVWAPKKKRGKKNNAATSKGKGKKNTATKKKKSKTILRTAAVEEKGEEMFVAAKPSDHRWGQNLPEEVLVNIFKMVLTQDGAVPFLCRAARVCRLWNAAAATPVLWRRVAVGHCWVAPGKSQLPKTQSQIKDTLDWLAQNRFSQLRDFSLHHWSKNVDHAVDVVSQFCPHLSALTLSYCTGLTAAAFRSLGRHGRSLRRLNLQYAEFQVEGLLAYLESHGAQIRQIWFTHGWKNDRVLASISRGCCPDLELLEVNTRLDSKDGELAVCVQALQAACPKLKTFRMLNIHPLHKSMRHAAQLSPGFPLLEELCIATASYSYVTDKYLRDILFGSPRLRVLDLRGCSQITSAGLAALPCLELECLFWGQYFSSHVVSSSLKKGLHAVTQKWKHTLRQLDVANQLFSEEDLELAMCHLASANNANTLHSLNLSGTRITLVALRSLIGQMTALDYLNLSSCRSLPRGLKRVYRGQEAIRQLLGKLE
- the slc52a2 gene encoding solute carrier family 52, riboflavin transporter, member 2 isoform X1, translated to MESMGNFFLCGKAAVIEANLRDEYYWKLVADFVGPQTGEGLDLDREHCKNRLLIQSGLMREDNNFPWISVISWLRRIFPAYHSADFRRLIERGVATTLSLAGDARRAFLESYVNFNFVGPICDSIGVEREHLLKMKDFSERAQAIEVTNGLILELSNFVTRERVSPINLVTWLRNFNPEYCKDGKIQKAYRVLKGKIKKLKMCYHNSETRSRRRNIVMENLLQSPFDLVRSRDYSKTPAKKRTQSSPHEKMIIKEEYDVYEISAGKESKEASSVRVVGKQVSVCGGGENAKDASDVAAAKKDVDVLPSLLDVAMLSVQKLSSIHGGQTQKSKRISFDLFKNQYTLTCKEHPTMELFEETLHSLDGRVSLAPPAVFLQHNANFLVAVHDTVERQVMAFENEITQSRGEKLGRDGNPLFENVVNFTESATSRFVQMAPDMLTPNQGALLNYKKHWVAFCKEKKNPSRLVRKPPTHFPSYFEAAAGLIHHHNEIALFFSDMLALNNDDGPNVLLESLVADASDSVIQSIVCVLAIIYCKVVGPYWQLLKSAGEYSLFSQYLLCLYQKFLEWSKDPATLMAPEEVTNVFLQFPLHDKTYSGVYKYCSDLHTNRDLIRVCLKRMIKAITGVTEEHLNDFLPGGRFAKVPSPDLNIKLLSCKFAILMADYPYSQPSGQNVKRQPAYSDSSDDLSSSDDLSLSDSQETSGGRAAHSPAGPHWVKGRGQQKMGRRQAVKKVYSECMDLDYITGTVERNGGPCRTQQDVDKLLLRLADNDRLTKREAIRCEIVYQKTVLRNTDPILNSTFRTTTDMMIKLKLALPRLKPGYSIVLAPKKSGIRRPVRPSVEDSASGHPNPEGNQQA
- the fbxl6 gene encoding F-box/LRR-repeat protein 6 isoform X2, with protein sequence MMASTEGAVEDAGARASGQGDEAPKAQEASLKRKSAEPKKQTAKKKKKARANRTARPGYTVHEGEDMLLVISSSASQYDGSVWAPKKKRGKKNNAATSKGKGKKNTATKKKKSKTILRTAAVEEKGEEMFVAAKPSDHRWGQNLPEEVLVNIFKMVLTQDGAVPFLCRAARVCRLWNAAAATPVLWRRVAVGHCWVAPGKSQLPKTQSQIKDTLDWLAQNRFSQLRDFSLHHWSKNVDHAVDFQVEGLLAYLESHGAQIRQIWFTHGWKNDRVLASISRGCCPDLELLEVNTRLDSKDGELAVCVQALQAACPKLKTFRMLNIHPLHKSMRHAAQLSPGFPLLEELCIATASYSYVTDKYLRDILFGSPRLRVLDLRGCSQITSAGLAALPCLELECLFWGQYFSSHVVSSSLKKGLHAVTQKWKHTLRQLDVANQLFSEEDLELAMCHLASANNANTLHSLNLSGTRITLVALRSLIGQMTALDYLNLSSCRSLPRGLKRVYRGQEAIRQLLGKLE